The genomic stretch AATTTGGTTAGGTGGCTACTCAATTAGCTACTTCTTATAAGCTTATTTAGTGTGAAAATTCAAGTTCTGGTCCAATGAGAAATATTCATAACACACGTGACAGTTTAGGAGTCCCAAGTCAAGTTATTTTTGTTGACACGACCCAATCAAAATTTTGAAGATGTGTTATGGATATAATACTTGTATCATCGTTCATTTACAAGACAATTAGTATTGTTAATGAAATATACTAATTTCTTGAAATATGGTTTTAATCTTGAAGATGTGTTATGGATAATCCTTAGAGCCCCGTTTATTTGATGGAAAAATCATGTTATTgcaaaatataatttcttaaaatacgaTTTCttataggagtagtatattaaTTATCTATCATGCGGGTGTTTGAGAATATAATGAAAAATGTTAGGATTGCGAACTTATACTGATTAGTTGAATTTGATTAATAAATTGACGTGacaataaaattatactcatgtcattttcttatttcttgatgttcaaaattgaaagttttatttacttttttacaTTTCTAGATAAATAGACATCATTTTTCACTAAATTTACATTCATATTCTATTAGAAAACAAATACTCACTCCGTTCCACAATAAGAATCACTAAATTTTCTAATAAGAGTCACTCTTATTGtaggcacgaattttaagaaaggtAAAAAATAGTGGAtttgaaaagttagtggaatatgagacccactattttatattgattttataataaaatgtgagtaaagtgagttagtggaatgtgtgacctacttatcaattatggtaaaaatgaagtgtgactcttattatgggacggactaaaacgGCAAAGTGTGATAGAGGGagtaattttaaaatgaaaccATTCACTAAATTTTCTCTTTAGTTATTAATCTTAAAACTTGCACTAAGTAAAAATGAGATTTTAAACTATGGACGAAGGATATGTATAGTACTATATTGATATGCataatttatttcaattaattaaagttaataataataagaataataaaatcGCATGAAAAAATATTAACAGCTTATATTGTTTGATTATTCTTTACCTCATAAACTGATACCCACAGTTCACACTCTAAACTAAATAGTCATTCGTTGCCGACCACATAAATCTCACGTCATAACTTCTTATCCAATTGCACCAATAATTTAGGATGAGACTTTGATGAGTCTAAAAACGAGTAGCTATAGAAAAACAATGATGGTGTTTTTTACATTCAATCCCATAAAAATCAAACTTTGCACCGACGGTCGGCTACACCGCTCAGTTTCAATCATGATGTGATTATTTCATTTATGTTTCTTCTTTAATTTGGTACCAAAAATATCGTCATCCAACAATTCAAAGTTCAAAAATACGAGAAATTCTTGTCTCCTTATTAAGGCAAATAGTTTCATATTCTATCTacattaattttcaattttgcgATAATGATTACATATACTTTTgtatttcatatttttcttattttttctaaCCTCAAATACTAGAATTGCAAACACTAAAGTTGAGTAGAATGATAGGAATTGGGGCTAAAATTGGATTTTCGGGGCAAAGAAGTAGTACTCCTACTAGATTGCAAACCTGAATTTATTGTCGTAATTTATAACTGGACGAAACATATTGTCAGCTAGGAAACAAAACTCGCATTTAATTTTGCAcgaaaaaaatattcaactgTTCACATCACATGCATTTGTTGGAGGTCTTGATCAATCGCAATTAGTATTTTTAAGAAATTCGTAATTAAATTACTTAGATAAATTAACTTCTGAATTTTCCATTACAAACCAGTTATTCCAAGATACTTATGattaatatgcaaaataattcATTCATATTACCACTATCTACCTTACCAATCTTGATTTGTTTCACTTTtggttatatatttatttattgtacGTAGTTCTTATCATATTTTTTTCCTTCAATTTAAAACTACACGCCCTTTAAGATTTTATAGTTATTGTATAATCCAAAATAACCACAAATTTGAAGCTACACGTGGGAAAAGTTGTAAATTAACGTCACCAAGAAACCAACACGCTTGCGTAATTTTCGACAACATCCGAAAATCCAACATGAATTGATACCCACGTTTGTTTCCATACATGTATGAAGACGAGTGTATAAATTGCGGCTACAAATTCAACTTTAAAGTCCAATCATAGAGTACCATTTGGCCCTACCCCTACTCCTCTTTGAAATAGTATTTGGTTACGTCGAAATCTCATTCAAAAGAATATGCTCTCTCTCTATCAAGTAGTACTATATAAGTATGATATATCCACAAACGAGTCTTGATACTTTGAAATTGTTGATGTCTTTCTCATAAACAACTCATTTCCTTGCCCCTTTCATCCAAGATTTGAAATGAAGCGGAGCGAGACGACTTCCAAGGCCAAACTTGAGAGAAAAACCATCGAAAAGAATCGAAGGATTCGAATGAAAGCCCTCGGTTTCAAGCTTGCTTCCGCCATTCCTGATCACCATCTCACCCAACCAAAGGTATGTATGAATACATATTTACATACATGCCTAATTAATGTCTTTCAAGTTTGATAGATTTACAAAAGTTTGTAGtattatactaataattaatTAGGGTCTTAAATTTGTATAGGAATTCTTGTCACAACTAGATCAGATAGATGAAGCAGCTGCTTACATCAagattttgagagagagaattgaagcACTCAATGGAAGAAAGGCACAGCTCATGAAATCCGGCAACATTGCCAAAGCTGCTGGCGAATCGGAGACGTTGCCAATTCTTACTGTGAAAGAGTTAGGGTTTGGTGTGGAGGTGATGCTGATTAGTGGACTCAACAAGAATTTCTCGCTAGGTCAATTGATCAGCATCATTGAACAGGAAGCTGCTGAAGTTGTCACTGTTAACATCTCTCGTGCCGGCGACAACATTGTCCACACTCTTCATGCTCAGGTGATTGCTAATCCAAGGGTCCGTTCGATACTTGAAAATGAAGTTAAAAACGGGTTTATGTAGCTTGTCTTAGTatcaaatactcctatatattatatgtaactATGATATTTTGATTATGTGATTCAAAGTCTTATTGTATTGTTGTTTTATGGCAGGTTAAGATTTCTAGGGTTGGCGTGGACACTTTGAACATAGGTAACAGGATTCACGAGATGATTTCAACAAACTCGTTAAATTTCTCGTAGGAAAGGAAGATTGAGAATCGAAGAAGGCCGGCCCTATATCGATCTCTTCGAGCTTCctctattaattaaattaattatactaTATGTTTAGTACATTTACCTTGGGTCTAATATTTCCAAATATTCATAACAGCTTGTTATATATCCGTATTGTATAATAAGTAGTACTAccattttatttccattttagttcttgtaatatttataattacaaTTAAAGTGATAATTTGGCTCGGATGTTGTTGCTTTGGATAATTATGCATTTGGTTAGGAGAATACAAATTACTATGctcatatatatagaaaaatataCTGTACGTACTACATGAAATTTAGATTATTGCACATGGAATAAcaatatttattcaattaaattttacaTATAAGAAACAAAACAAGGAGTACCGTTTATGGTGAAGATTCAAGAGTAGATTATATTGCCATGGAGTAGATTCTGTGTTgtctttcattttataatttgaaaatatatcTGTCATTCAGATTTTGGAACATCAACATCATAATAGAATTTTACGCaacattaattatttcaagGAATAGGTAGGAGTACAATTTTGGACATAAAGTGAGAGTGTGAGTTTAATTCAAGAGTAAACTAGATTTTTACAAAGTGATTATGTATCTAATTAACTGTTTTAAATCACGAACGACTCAGTGTTCCTACTCATATAATTATATTCAGATTTTGTGCTAGGTCCGATTAATGGGTCTGTTATTATAATACGTAAACACTAGAAGTAAAGAAGTCTCTAATCGATCAGTTGattaatgataaaattatattaaaaacacAGATAATTAAGAGTGAAATTTTATTGTTTCaagatatataaattaattaataacgaAATACACCAGGAACTCAAATCGTTGCCTCTTAAAGAAGAATTCAGTCATATATGGAACGAAATAAAACTTAAAAACTTTATAAATATTCCACCATACATATGGGTTGCTAATGAAACCTTAAGGCCATCCGTAACGCGGTCTTTTattcgtctcttaaccgtctcatctcttaactattcatgagctccactgtacttttcacttcatctcttaactaagagacaataCCTGCAACCCTCTATCTCTTattcgtctcttaaccatctcatcccttaactatttattcaatttcattttttatttttatttccaaaaaattcaattaataaaaacacacttcattaaataaaataaaattacaacttcaaattctaaaaaaattaaaaaaacataattgaaaatcctaaaaaaatgaaaaatacataatttaatttctttcgcgcactctctctaaattcaaaatctcaaagctcaaagaagcagaagaaaaatcatgtgcgtctaccggttgccaaattttgtccaaatgtgctccattagatcatcttggagttgggcgtgggcggtagaatcatgtgtccttgcccgaatagacaaccgatcttgcatagacaaatgcactccactgcgaggcggactacttgcggtagagcttccggggtttcagggtcgaaccaatttctcGCCTCAGggccttcgtcggcgacaatcatgttgtgcaagattatgcacgtatacatgatgtcgaccatattctccataagccatgtacgagccggggctttaaTAATGTtaaagcgcgcttggagaaccccgaacgccctctccacatccttgcgagcagcctcttgcttctgcgcaa from Salvia splendens isolate huo1 chromosome 4, SspV2, whole genome shotgun sequence encodes the following:
- the LOC121800060 gene encoding transcription factor bHLH168-like; translated protein: MKRSETTSKAKLERKTIEKNRRIRMKALGFKLASAIPDHHLTQPKEFLSQLDQIDEAAAYIKILRERIEALNGRKAQLMKSGNIAKAAGESETLPILTVKELGFGVEVMLISGLNKNFSLGQLISIIEQEAAEVVTVNISRAGDNIVHTLHAQVKISRVGVDTLNIGNRIHEMISTNSLNFS